A part of Desulfobacter sp. genomic DNA contains:
- a CDS encoding DUF932 domain-containing protein yields MTNTTTLENVINTVHQESINHFDEVMPVHEMEFDSLRKMWVSGKQIDVAPTAQRLFSNRLRVPYSYLSRCPEDLQARNLNYWIEQERQRRDTFFCRFDGGTLRAVFTERYQPLDNMEILAQLLEQGFKPHMQVQFSLDHGMFLLKIPEFERAFGVNSGHGPLDEIIPGIAFTNSEVGLIAFSIEAFFYRLICTNGLISVAQKVSKFKHISNRGLENFPETLSGVIDGSIQNQEEFKLSRQSHVEHPIASIDTFSRRFGLSQNDADIVKKSFEQEPGDTLFHIINAFTAAAKADGLSTSDVYKYEKAGGQILSLVKS; encoded by the coding sequence ATGACCAATACCACAACCCTCGAAAACGTAATCAACACTGTTCATCAGGAGTCCATCAACCATTTCGATGAGGTTATGCCAGTGCATGAGATGGAGTTCGATAGCCTGAGGAAAATGTGGGTTTCCGGCAAGCAAATTGATGTTGCCCCTACCGCCCAGCGCCTTTTTTCCAATCGCCTGCGAGTGCCGTATTCATATCTGTCCCGGTGCCCTGAAGATTTACAGGCTCGCAATCTGAATTACTGGATTGAGCAGGAGCGCCAGCGCCGGGACACATTCTTTTGTCGGTTTGACGGTGGCACACTGCGAGCCGTTTTCACCGAAAGATACCAGCCCTTGGATAATATGGAAATCCTGGCACAGCTACTTGAACAGGGGTTTAAGCCTCATATGCAGGTTCAGTTCTCTTTGGACCATGGGATGTTCCTGCTGAAAATCCCAGAGTTTGAACGTGCTTTCGGTGTTAATTCCGGTCACGGCCCACTGGATGAAATTATTCCCGGTATAGCATTTACGAACAGCGAGGTCGGCTTGATTGCATTCAGCATTGAGGCGTTCTTCTATCGGCTCATTTGCACCAATGGCCTGATTTCTGTTGCCCAGAAGGTATCTAAATTCAAGCACATCAGCAACCGGGGATTGGAGAATTTCCCTGAAACACTGTCTGGAGTCATTGACGGGTCAATTCAGAATCAAGAGGAATTCAAATTATCCCGCCAGTCTCATGTTGAGCACCCCATTGCTTCAATTGATACATTCAGCAGGCGTTTTGGCCTTTCTCAAAATGATGCTGATATCGTCAAGAAATCTTTTGAGCAGGAACCTGGGGATACTCTTTTCCATATTATCAATGCATTCACCGCCGCAGCCAAAGCAGATGGATTAAGCACGTCGGATGTATACAAATACGAGAAAGCTGGGGGGCAAATTCTCTCCCTGGTCAAGTCCTAA
- a CDS encoding MerR family transcriptional regulator, which produces MKDSLSISDASAETGLSQKQLREYEAKGYIREPIKIRCGSICYRRFTPEHIRQIKIFTKYKNQGFLLRIAASKAYEEIELGKEEPNNE; this is translated from the coding sequence ATGAAGGATTCATTGTCAATTTCAGATGCCAGTGCCGAAACCGGACTGAGTCAAAAGCAATTACGGGAGTACGAGGCGAAGGGTTATATTCGAGAGCCAATCAAAATCAGGTGCGGAAGTATTTGCTATCGAAGATTCACTCCAGAACACATCAGACAAATCAAGATTTTCACCAAGTACAAAAACCAGGGCTTTCTATTGCGTATCGCGGCCAGTAAGGCTTATGAGGAAATAGAACTGGGAAAGGAGGAGCCAAACAATGAATAA
- a CDS encoding integration host factor subunit beta — translation MNKSELTQTIMTRCKLSKVDAQQIMKIFFDGISQALIDGERVEIRGLFSFYNKEYAGYTGRNPKTGKKVQVPAKKLPFFKPGKDLKERVDY, via the coding sequence ATGAATAAATCGGAACTGACGCAAACAATAATGACCCGCTGTAAATTATCAAAAGTCGACGCTCAGCAGATCATGAAGATATTCTTTGACGGAATATCCCAGGCTCTAATTGACGGTGAAAGAGTTGAAATCAGGGGACTGTTTTCTTTTTATAACAAGGAATACGCTGGTTACACTGGCAGGAATCCCAAAACAGGAAAGAAGGTTCAGGTGCCTGCCAAGAAGCTTCCCTTTTTCAAGCCCGGTAAGGATTTGAAAGAACGGGTGGATTATTAA
- a CDS encoding DUF3365 domain-containing protein, translating into MRKKRFRANFRFILSICLIVFLLGLISIYTINWRLRQHALDEAKEKAMILLDRNIATHTYFSHQLKPAIFEKIESISDEKYFDPRWMSSTYAVREVDKYYQLASKKSYYYKEAAINARSPENEADDFEREFISNLNQSSDIMEPSEVKYIDDAPFLVVLRRGESMGKSCLRCHSDPEVAPDDLIKYYGAERSFGRYEGEVVSAISIRVPLASAFSNVNKTIIFLAFGSVVILLLTGALATYFGKRWLYDPIANLSLKADSISKNPEKIGIQIELPLSEELAELCSAFNSMSLQLKEERDQLEIKILERTQELNKSNKALEQEIMLKEKSIKDLKKAMSEIKTLSGLLPICAHCKKIRDDQGYWNSLELYLQEHSDATFSHGICQDCLKLHYPDYTPKS; encoded by the coding sequence ATGCGGAAAAAAAGATTTCGAGCAAATTTTAGATTTATTCTCTCCATTTGTTTAATCGTATTTTTGCTCGGGTTAATTTCCATTTATACTATCAATTGGCGATTAAGGCAGCATGCGCTTGATGAGGCTAAAGAAAAAGCGATGATACTCCTTGATAGAAACATCGCCACCCACACTTATTTTTCACACCAACTTAAGCCCGCTATATTTGAGAAAATTGAAAGTATTTCCGATGAAAAATATTTTGACCCGAGATGGATGTCCTCAACCTATGCGGTCAGAGAAGTCGATAAATATTATCAATTGGCCTCCAAAAAAAGTTATTATTACAAAGAGGCGGCTATAAATGCTCGAAGTCCTGAAAATGAAGCGGATGACTTCGAAAGGGAATTTATTTCGAATCTAAATCAATCTTCAGATATCATGGAACCTTCTGAGGTCAAGTACATAGATGACGCACCTTTTTTGGTGGTTCTCCGCCGTGGCGAATCAATGGGAAAAAGCTGCCTGCGTTGCCATAGTGACCCAGAGGTTGCTCCTGATGATTTGATAAAATATTACGGCGCTGAAAGAAGTTTTGGGCGCTATGAAGGTGAGGTCGTATCGGCGATTTCGATTAGAGTGCCTCTCGCTTCGGCTTTTTCCAACGTAAATAAAACTATTATATTTTTGGCTTTCGGCTCAGTTGTCATCCTGCTTTTAACAGGTGCATTAGCAACATACTTTGGCAAACGATGGCTTTATGACCCAATTGCCAACCTTAGCCTTAAAGCGGATAGTATATCCAAGAATCCAGAAAAAATTGGCATTCAAATCGAATTACCACTGAGCGAGGAATTGGCTGAATTGTGCAGCGCCTTTAATTCTATGTCATTACAATTAAAAGAAGAACGAGACCAATTAGAAATAAAAATATTGGAAAGAACTCAAGAGTTAAACAAGTCGAATAAGGCCCTTGAACAAGAAATAATGTTAAAGGAAAAATCAATAAAAGATTTAAAAAAGGCGATGTCGGAAATCAAAACTCTTAGCGGACTATTACCGATTTGTGCTCACTGTAAAAAAATTAGAGATGACCAAGGATATTGGAACTCACTTGAGCTTTACCTCCAAGAACACTCTGATGCCACATTTAGTCATGGGATTTGTCAGGATTGTTTAAAATTACATTATCCAGATTATACACCTAAATCATAA
- a CDS encoding tyrosine-type recombinase/integrase, translated as MPRINTTNLTVEPIRKLKDIKAISRLLKSRPRDHLLWTIGINNGLRAKDLVRIRYSQVEGAKPGTVINIVESKTGKTNVLVINKAVHKALQAYLAVIEPAPNDFLFKSRKGNGHITSQSVGRLVRSWASAINLKGRYGAHTLRKTWGYIQRTRHGAGFAILCKRYNHSSPAITMRYLGIEDREVVELLMNEVG; from the coding sequence ATGCCCAGAATCAACACCACCAATTTAACCGTCGAACCCATCCGTAAACTCAAAGACATTAAAGCCATTTCCCGGTTGCTCAAATCCAGGCCAAGGGACCACCTGCTCTGGACCATTGGAATAAACAACGGCCTCCGCGCCAAAGACCTGGTTCGTATCAGATACAGTCAGGTGGAGGGAGCCAAGCCCGGCACTGTCATCAACATCGTTGAATCTAAAACCGGCAAAACCAATGTGCTGGTCATAAACAAGGCAGTTCACAAGGCATTACAAGCCTACCTGGCAGTGATAGAGCCAGCACCGAATGACTTCCTATTCAAGTCACGGAAAGGCAACGGCCACATTACCAGCCAGAGTGTTGGCCGCCTGGTCCGGTCCTGGGCATCTGCCATCAATCTCAAAGGCCGGTATGGGGCACATACGTTGAGGAAAACTTGGGGTTATATCCAGCGTACCCGCCATGGTGCTGGCTTTGCAATCTTGTGTAAACGGTATAACCACTCCTCCCCTGCCATCACGATGCGATACCTGGGCATAGAAGACCGGGAAGTGGTTGAGTTGCTTATGAACGAGGTGGGCTGA
- a CDS encoding CGNR zinc finger domain-containing protein: protein MMKSKESKASNRLDYFFEFVNFKLADLDFDNLISIAMSYVRFAYAQDGATSKSIYDKLTESAFERSENELIKTKELLERLQSYSKQFLDRIIIPSDAAISSEHKTGWELYIKDGKFVISFSTENDRADELDIHQETQNIKAVFTDLLVNTPLVPNQFKTCEECGNYFYQKTKREMKFCSTRCSNRNRQRAFISTKGSCGVDVGGGIGVKGSSIKIPKPKFKKKK from the coding sequence ATGATGAAAAGTAAAGAAAGTAAAGCCAGTAATCGGTTGGACTACTTTTTTGAGTTCGTAAATTTTAAGCTGGCGGACCTGGATTTTGACAATCTGATTTCCATAGCGATGTCCTATGTCAGGTTTGCCTATGCGCAGGATGGGGCTACCTCCAAATCAATATATGATAAGCTAACAGAATCAGCATTTGAACGGTCTGAAAATGAGTTAATTAAAACCAAAGAATTACTTGAAAGATTACAATCCTATTCAAAACAGTTTCTGGATAGAATTATTATCCCTTCCGATGCGGCTATATCCTCAGAGCATAAAACGGGATGGGAACTGTATATAAAGGATGGGAAATTTGTCATTTCATTTTCCACCGAGAACGACCGGGCTGACGAGTTAGATATTCATCAGGAAACACAAAATATAAAGGCTGTTTTTACGGACCTCCTTGTAAATACACCTCTGGTGCCAAATCAGTTCAAGACCTGTGAAGAGTGTGGTAATTATTTTTACCAGAAGACCAAACGGGAAATGAAATTTTGTTCAACTCGCTGTTCAAACAGGAACCGTCAAAGGGCATTTATCAGTACAAAAGGCAGTTGTGGGGTTGATGTTGGTGGTGGTATCGGGGTTAAAGGTTCTTCCATTAAAATCCCGAAACCCAAATTCAAAAAGAAGAAATAA
- a CDS encoding helix-turn-helix domain-containing protein, with the protein MAEEKELWTQQEVADYFRVVPSTIKNWRDRGLIKYWQAPGSTRVLYFADEIKDFRDNNTFNRKGGIQTKKPAIKREKPVVSANPEKEWRI; encoded by the coding sequence ATGGCAGAAGAGAAAGAATTATGGACACAGCAGGAAGTGGCAGATTATTTTAGAGTTGTACCGAGCACAATCAAAAACTGGCGAGATAGAGGTCTGATAAAATACTGGCAAGCGCCGGGCTCAACCAGGGTCCTCTACTTCGCGGATGAAATCAAAGATTTTAGAGACAATAATACTTTTAACAGAAAAGGAGGTATCCAGACTAAAAAACCAGCGATAAAAAGGGAAAAGCCAGTTGTATCAGCCAACCCTGAAAAGGAATGGAGGATATAA
- a CDS encoding site-specific integrase yields the protein MANKKKHHLKKRGKFWYFRKGNYTKSLETTVQTEAIRLRDEMLENYRMTGRYTNEPEEEKSVVFGSIAKKWAKIHSAKVKFSTWKDYRSAMNAHILPYFGDTPIEDIGYMDVENFILTLPCSPKRVNNILVPMRSVFKMAFKEGMIEENVMLKVDNLTLEQSEINPFTYEEVVRILDVINPAYRNYTAARFFTGARSGELDGLKWEDYKLKMKPSPKLYINKTLVCGFEGKPKTKKSKRYIDCLPPVIEALSNQKTLTGDRKNIFYTEKGELMNPDHFREVVWRKALIKAKFDYRPPIQTRHTFATMMITAGEDIGWVQKMLGHSSLQMIFNHYYAWIPQKTRKDGSAFMNSFIEKSDESNKIVSLSERVQETGS from the coding sequence ATGGCAAACAAGAAAAAGCACCACCTGAAAAAACGAGGAAAATTCTGGTATTTCAGAAAAGGGAATTATACCAAGAGTCTGGAAACAACGGTCCAAACTGAAGCCATTCGATTAAGAGATGAGATGCTTGAGAACTATCGGATGACTGGCCGCTACACAAACGAACCAGAAGAGGAAAAGTCAGTTGTATTTGGTTCCATAGCGAAGAAGTGGGCAAAAATCCACTCAGCCAAAGTAAAGTTCTCCACCTGGAAAGACTATCGTTCAGCGATGAATGCGCATATTCTTCCATATTTCGGGGATACTCCCATTGAGGACATCGGGTATATGGATGTAGAAAATTTCATCCTAACCCTGCCCTGCTCTCCGAAAAGAGTGAATAACATTCTGGTTCCCATGCGGTCTGTTTTCAAAATGGCTTTCAAGGAAGGCATGATTGAAGAAAACGTTATGTTGAAAGTCGATAACCTTACCCTTGAACAGTCTGAGATAAACCCCTTCACCTACGAAGAGGTAGTCAGGATTTTGGATGTAATAAATCCAGCTTACCGAAATTATACTGCCGCACGGTTCTTTACCGGGGCAAGGTCTGGTGAATTGGATGGATTAAAATGGGAAGATTACAAGCTGAAAATGAAGCCGTCTCCCAAACTCTACATCAATAAAACCCTGGTCTGTGGATTTGAGGGGAAGCCGAAAACTAAAAAATCAAAGCGCTATATCGATTGCCTTCCACCGGTCATAGAGGCTCTTTCAAATCAAAAAACCTTAACTGGTGATAGAAAGAACATTTTCTATACCGAAAAGGGTGAGTTGATGAACCCTGACCATTTCCGTGAAGTTGTTTGGAGAAAGGCACTGATAAAAGCAAAGTTTGATTATCGGCCACCAATCCAAACAAGACACACCTTTGCCACGATGATGATTACAGCAGGTGAAGATATAGGCTGGGTTCAGAAAATGCTTGGGCATTCATCCCTGCAAATGATTTTTAATCATTACTATGCCTGGATACCTCAAAAGACACGTAAGGATGGTTCAGCGTTTATGAATTCTTTTATAGAAAAATCGGACGAGAGCAACAAAATTGTGAGCCTGTCTGAAAGAGTTCAAGAAACCGGAAGTTAG
- the rfaE1 gene encoding D-glycero-beta-D-manno-heptose-7-phosphate kinase has product MIDISRFKKLKALVIGDLMIDEYLWGSVDRISPEAPVPVVAVEKENQTLGGAGNVINNLVSMGTAVFAIGTAGTGKAGQTVFKKLKALGVETSGIVSEPERPTTRKTRIIASNQQVLRIDKEIKRRINSVTLEKLVSIIESRIREVDLIIISDYDKGLVTRELVAATTALAREHKVLTLADPKSLDFSKYKGVTLLTPNKKEAGLAANMVLTTREELETAAEKIMAQADLEKLIITCGKDGMVLFEKDKPSITIASKARQVFDVSGAGDTVISLLGLGLAAGFGFQDAAGTANAAAGIVVAKVGTATASIDELNQALGKKA; this is encoded by the coding sequence ATGATCGATATCAGCAGATTTAAGAAGCTAAAGGCCCTGGTCATCGGTGATCTTATGATCGACGAGTATCTCTGGGGCAGTGTGGACCGGATTTCGCCGGAGGCCCCGGTACCGGTGGTGGCCGTGGAAAAGGAAAACCAGACCCTGGGAGGCGCCGGCAATGTGATCAACAACCTGGTGTCCATGGGCACCGCTGTGTTTGCCATCGGCACCGCCGGTACGGGAAAGGCCGGGCAGACCGTGTTCAAAAAGCTCAAGGCCCTGGGGGTGGAAACCTCGGGGATTGTGAGTGAACCGGAACGCCCCACCACAAGGAAAACCCGTATCATTGCCTCCAACCAGCAGGTGCTTCGCATCGACAAGGAAATAAAACGCCGGATCAACTCCGTCACCCTTGAAAAGCTGGTCTCCATCATCGAATCCCGGATCCGGGAGGTGGATCTGATCATTATCTCCGATTATGACAAGGGGCTGGTCACCCGGGAGCTTGTGGCCGCAACCACTGCCCTGGCCCGGGAACACAAGGTGTTGACCCTGGCCGATCCCAAGTCTCTGGATTTTTCCAAATACAAGGGCGTGACCCTGCTCACCCCCAATAAAAAGGAAGCCGGTCTGGCTGCCAATATGGTTCTGACCACCCGGGAGGAACTTGAAACGGCAGCAGAGAAGATTATGGCCCAGGCCGACCTGGAGAAGCTTATCATCACCTGCGGCAAGGACGGGATGGTGCTTTTTGAAAAGGACAAACCCAGCATTACAATCGCCTCTAAGGCCCGCCAGGTATTTGATGTGTCGGGGGCAGGGGATACGGTGATATCCCTCTTGGGCCTGGGGCTTGCCGCCGGATTTGGTTTTCAGGATGCCGCCGGCACAGCAAATGCCGCCGCCGGCATTGTGGTTGCCAAGGTGGGGACGGCAACGGCTTCTATTGATGAATTAAATCAGGCGCTTGGGAAAAAAGCCTGA
- the thrH gene encoding bifunctional phosphoserine phosphatase/homoserine phosphotransferase ThrH, with the protein MKILVADLEGVFLPEIWINVALKTGIEELKLTTRDISDYDVLMTKRLSILEENNLTLKDIQDVIATLEPLEGAKEMMDWIRSRTQIIILSDTFEEFAGPLMAKLGYPALLCHNLTVDGAGKISDYNLRIDNQKARAVKALQTLNYEVIAFGDSYNDTGMIQAADQGFFFRPPESITTDFPDIPITRSYEELKAMLTKLLEIA; encoded by the coding sequence ATGAAAATACTTGTTGCCGATCTGGAAGGGGTGTTTCTGCCTGAAATCTGGATCAATGTGGCCCTGAAAACAGGGATCGAGGAACTGAAACTGACCACCCGGGATATTTCCGATTATGATGTGCTCATGACCAAGCGCCTCTCCATACTTGAAGAGAACAATTTGACCCTGAAGGATATCCAGGATGTCATCGCTACGCTGGAGCCCCTGGAAGGTGCAAAGGAGATGATGGACTGGATCCGTTCCCGCACCCAGATCATCATTCTATCGGATACCTTTGAAGAATTTGCCGGGCCCTTGATGGCCAAGCTGGGATATCCGGCCCTGCTCTGCCACAACCTTACCGTGGACGGTGCCGGTAAGATCAGCGATTATAACCTGAGGATCGACAACCAGAAGGCTCGGGCCGTAAAGGCCCTCCAGACCCTTAACTACGAGGTTATTGCCTTTGGTGATTCCTACAATGACACCGGCATGATCCAGGCCGCGGACCAGGGATTTTTCTTCAGGCCCCCTGAATCCATTACCACGGATTTCCCGGATATTCCCATTACCCGGTCCTATGAAGAACTCAAGGCCATGCTTACCAAGCTTCTGGAAATTGCCTAG
- a CDS encoding homoserine dehydrogenase: protein MRTINIGILGFGVVGAGVARLLKQKKQLLEARIGAYLNLKTIADIDTDTDRGVALGDTALVADAMAVINDPDIDIVVELIGGETVARKFTLKALENKKHVVTANKALLAGYGNDLVKTARINQVDLAFEASCGGCMPIIKSLRESLVANDINAMSAILNGTCNYILTKISQDGSEFADALKKAQELGFAEAEPSLDVDGHDTAHKLAILSALAHGMEINLDDIHVEGIRNITPVDIEFAREFGYTIKLLAIGKKHEGNVEARVHPTMIPKSNPLSHVDGSMNAIAIDADATGRTMLYGHGAGMMPTASAVLSDIADIARNIIAETKRRVPILGYPEDNIKPIPILPMAELFTRYYLRFEAQDNPGVLSKISGILGENGISIKSVHQKGRKANGKVPVVMITHQAKEHWVQTALDQISATDTVVGTPVVIRIEDDEQD, encoded by the coding sequence ATGAGAACAATCAATATCGGAATACTGGGATTTGGCGTGGTCGGCGCCGGTGTCGCCAGGTTGCTCAAGCAGAAAAAACAATTGCTCGAAGCCCGGATCGGTGCATATTTAAATCTTAAAACCATTGCTGATATTGATACCGACACCGACCGGGGGGTGGCCCTGGGGGATACGGCGCTGGTCGCCGATGCCATGGCCGTGATCAATGATCCGGACATCGATATTGTTGTGGAACTCATCGGCGGAGAAACCGTGGCCCGAAAGTTCACCCTCAAGGCCCTGGAAAACAAAAAACATGTGGTCACCGCCAACAAGGCCCTGCTGGCCGGGTACGGCAACGACCTGGTGAAGACCGCACGGATCAACCAGGTGGACCTGGCCTTTGAGGCCTCATGCGGGGGATGCATGCCCATCATCAAGTCGCTGAGGGAAAGTCTGGTGGCCAACGATATCAATGCCATGTCCGCCATCCTCAACGGCACCTGCAACTATATCCTGACCAAGATTTCCCAGGATGGTTCCGAATTTGCCGATGCCCTGAAAAAGGCCCAGGAACTGGGGTTTGCCGAGGCAGAACCCTCTCTGGACGTGGACGGTCACGACACGGCCCACAAGCTGGCCATCCTCAGCGCCCTGGCCCACGGCATGGAGATCAACCTGGACGATATCCATGTGGAGGGTATCCGGAATATCACCCCGGTGGACATTGAGTTCGCACGGGAGTTCGGGTACACCATCAAGCTGCTGGCCATCGGCAAAAAGCATGAGGGCAATGTGGAGGCCCGTGTCCACCCCACCATGATTCCCAAATCTAACCCCCTTTCCCATGTGGATGGTTCCATGAACGCCATCGCCATTGATGCAGATGCCACCGGCCGGACCATGCTTTACGGCCACGGGGCCGGTATGATGCCCACGGCATCGGCGGTGCTCAGCGACATTGCCGACATTGCCAGGAATATCATTGCAGAAACCAAGCGCCGGGTCCCCATCCTGGGATATCCTGAAGACAATATCAAACCCATTCCCATCCTGCCCATGGCTGAATTGTTTACCCGGTACTACCTGAGGTTCGAGGCCCAGGACAACCCTGGGGTGCTCTCCAAAATTTCAGGTATTCTGGGCGAGAACGGCATCAGTATCAAATCCGTTCACCAGAAGGGACGCAAGGCCAACGGCAAGGTCCCCGTTGTCATGATCACCCACCAGGCCAAGGAACACTGGGTCCAGACCGCCCTTGACCAGATTTCCGCCACGGATACGGTGGTGGGGACACCTGTTGTGATCCGTATCGAAGATGATGAACAGGATTAG
- a CDS encoding phosphoribosylformylglycinamidine cyclo-ligase, whose amino-acid sequence MNDSLTYADSGVDIDKANQLVDRIKDIAKSTPRSGVMGEIGGFGGLFSLNLSNISNPVLVSSTDGVGTKLKIAFQMDKHDTIGIDLVAMCVNDIIVQGAKPLFFLDYLAVGALDNSVAEQIIKGIADGCTQAGCALIGGETAEMPGMYQEGEYDLSGFSVGIVDNDKIIDGSYIRPGHKLIGIASSGIHSNGFSLVRKIFFDKCKYDVNTVIPDLGIPLGEELLKPTFIYVNTILSLLRDLPVHGLVHITGGGIDENIIRVIPDACKAVVHKDSWEVPQIFNILQREGNVPEADMRRTFNNGIGMVVVVPDSSAQEVMDRLAAIGDKAYVIGEIQERKNNEDQTLYI is encoded by the coding sequence ATGAATGATTCTTTGACATACGCGGATTCCGGTGTTGATATTGATAAGGCCAACCAGCTGGTCGACCGGATAAAAGACATTGCCAAATCCACGCCCCGATCAGGCGTCATGGGTGAAATCGGCGGGTTCGGCGGACTTTTTTCCCTGAACCTTTCCAATATTTCCAATCCGGTACTGGTCTCCTCCACCGACGGGGTGGGCACCAAGCTGAAAATCGCTTTCCAGATGGACAAGCACGATACCATCGGAATCGACCTTGTGGCCATGTGCGTCAACGACATCATTGTCCAGGGGGCAAAACCCTTATTCTTCCTTGATTATCTGGCCGTAGGCGCTCTGGACAACAGTGTTGCCGAACAGATCATCAAAGGAATTGCCGACGGCTGCACCCAGGCCGGCTGCGCCCTCATCGGCGGGGAGACCGCGGAGATGCCCGGCATGTACCAGGAAGGGGAGTATGATCTGTCCGGATTCTCCGTGGGCATCGTCGACAACGACAAAATCATTGACGGCTCCTACATCCGGCCCGGGCACAAGCTCATCGGCATTGCCTCTTCCGGCATCCATTCCAACGGGTTCTCCCTGGTACGCAAAATCTTCTTTGACAAGTGCAAATACGATGTCAACACCGTCATCCCGGATTTGGGCATCCCCCTGGGGGAAGAACTGCTCAAGCCCACTTTCATCTACGTCAACACCATCCTGAGCCTGCTGCGGGACCTGCCCGTCCACGGCCTGGTACACATCACCGGCGGCGGCATTGATGAAAACATCATCCGGGTGATCCCCGATGCCTGCAAGGCCGTTGTCCACAAAGATTCCTGGGAGGTTCCCCAGATATTCAACATCCTCCAGCGGGAAGGCAATGTCCCTGAAGCCGACATGCGGCGGACATTCAACAACGGCATCGGCATGGTGGTTGTGGTGCCGGATTCATCCGCCCAGGAAGTCATGGACCGCCTGGCCGCCATCGGAGACAAAGCCTATGTCATCGGTGAAATCCAGGAGCGGAAAAATAACGAAGACCAGACCCTGTACATTTAA
- the tsaD gene encoding tRNA (adenosine(37)-N6)-threonylcarbamoyltransferase complex transferase subunit TsaD yields the protein MIILGIESSCDETAAAVVEDGSRILSSIVASQIDTHAKYGGVVPELASRMHIEAVGPVVEEAIEQAGITMDQIDGVAATRGPGLIGALLVGFSFGRAFAWARKLPFAGVNHLEAHIYSLLLLDKAPAFPFIALVVSGGHTNIYHVASPHEFELMGRTRDDAAGEAFDKVSKMMGLGYPGGPVIESMAKGGDPDAVKFPRSMLEKESFDFSFSGLKSAVARHLHLNPDMDGAGQAHVAASFQEAVVDVLSKKLIQAAKKKRCKRIGVAGGVSANKTFITSLAERAEKYNMKIFSPPLSLCGDNAAMIAARGYTMIRNNELCAPDQDVYSRIKI from the coding sequence ATGATCATCCTCGGGATAGAATCTTCCTGCGATGAAACCGCGGCTGCCGTCGTTGAAGACGGCAGCCGGATTCTTTCATCCATTGTCGCCTCACAGATAGACACCCATGCCAAATACGGCGGGGTGGTGCCTGAACTGGCCTCCCGCATGCACATCGAAGCCGTTGGCCCGGTGGTGGAAGAGGCCATTGAACAGGCGGGCATCACCATGGACCAGATCGACGGGGTGGCTGCCACCCGGGGGCCGGGCCTCATCGGTGCTCTTTTGGTAGGGTTTTCCTTTGGCAGGGCCTTTGCCTGGGCCAGAAAGCTCCCCTTTGCCGGAGTCAACCACCTGGAGGCCCACATCTATTCCCTGCTGCTCCTGGACAAGGCGCCGGCCTTTCCCTTTATCGCTCTGGTGGTTTCAGGGGGACACACCAACATATACCATGTGGCCTCCCCCCATGAATTCGAACTCATGGGCCGGACCCGGGACGACGCCGCAGGCGAAGCCTTCGACAAAGTGTCCAAAATGATGGGCCTGGGCTATCCCGGCGGCCCCGTCATCGAGTCCATGGCCAAGGGCGGCGATCCCGATGCCGTAAAATTTCCCAGGAGCATGCTGGAAAAAGAGAGTTTTGATTTCAGTTTCAGCGGATTGAAATCCGCCGTGGCCCGCCACCTCCACCTGAATCCTGATATGGACGGGGCCGGGCAGGCCCACGTGGCCGCATCCTTCCAGGAGGCGGTGGTGGACGTGCTCAGTAAAAAGCTGATCCAGGCAGCCAAGAAAAAAAGATGCAAGCGCATCGGCGTTGCCGGTGGGGTCTCCGCCAATAAAACCTTTATCACCTCGCTGGCGGAACGGGCAGAAAAATACAACATGAAGATATTTTCCCCGCCCCTCTCCCTGTGCGGAGATAATGCCGCCATGATTGCGGCCAGGGGATACACCATGATCCGAAACAACGAGCTCTGCGCACCGGATCAGGATGTATATTCCAGAATAAAAATATAA